One genomic segment of Streptomyces sp. TLI_146 includes these proteins:
- the panC gene encoding pantoate--beta-alanine ligase — MTLLVRTAAELAALERTGRRAVVMTMGALHEGHATLVRTARESVGPGGQVVVTVFVNPLQFGAGEDLDRYPRTLDADVELAGQAGADAVFAPSVDEVYPGGEPQVRITAGPMGERLEGASRPGHFDGMLTVVAKLLHLTAPDLALFGQKDAQQLALIRRMARDLNFPVEIVGVPTVREADGLALSSRNRYLSPADRTTALALSRALFAARDRLTAEHALHARAAATHASSGRALALSRIGEARAAADAYAVEAAGPSPAVVRAAAQSVLDEAAKAEPPLALDYLALVDPATFDEAGDGFAGEAVLAVAARVGTTRLIDNIPLNFGAPA; from the coding sequence ATGACCCTTCTGGTCCGCACCGCCGCGGAGCTGGCCGCCCTGGAGCGCACCGGCCGCCGCGCCGTCGTCATGACGATGGGCGCCCTGCACGAGGGGCACGCCACCTTGGTGCGCACCGCGCGCGAGAGCGTCGGCCCCGGCGGCCAGGTCGTCGTCACGGTCTTCGTGAACCCGCTGCAGTTCGGCGCGGGCGAGGACCTCGACCGCTATCCGCGCACCCTGGACGCCGACGTCGAGCTGGCCGGACAGGCGGGCGCCGACGCCGTGTTCGCGCCCTCCGTGGACGAGGTCTACCCCGGCGGCGAGCCGCAGGTGCGCATCACCGCGGGCCCGATGGGCGAGCGCCTCGAAGGCGCGTCCCGCCCCGGCCACTTCGACGGCATGCTCACCGTCGTCGCCAAGCTGCTCCACCTCACCGCCCCCGACCTCGCGCTGTTCGGGCAGAAGGACGCCCAGCAGCTCGCCCTGATCCGGCGCATGGCGCGCGACCTCAACTTCCCCGTGGAGATCGTCGGCGTGCCCACGGTCCGCGAGGCCGACGGGCTCGCCCTCTCCAGCCGCAACCGCTACCTCTCGCCCGCCGACCGCACCACCGCGCTCGCGCTGTCGCGGGCGCTGTTCGCGGCCCGCGACCGGCTGACCGCCGAGCACGCGCTCCACGCGCGCGCCGCGGCCACCCACGCCTCCTCCGGGCGTGCCCTGGCGCTGTCCCGGATCGGCGAGGCCCGCGCGGCCGCCGACGCGTACGCGGTGGAGGCGGCCGGCCCGTCCCCCGCGGTCGTGCGCGCCGCCGCCCAGAGCGTCCTGGACGAGGCCGCCAAGGCGGAGCCGCCGCTGGCCCTGGACTACCTGGCGCTGGTCGACCCGGCGACGTTCGACGAGGCCGGGGACGGCTTCGCCGGTGAGGCGGTCCTCGCGGTCGCCGCGCGCGTCGGCACCACCCGCCTGATCGACAACATCCCGCTGAACTTCGGAGCCCCCGCATGA
- the nadC gene encoding carboxylating nicotinate-nucleotide diphosphorylase, protein MSTPDEHRPEPVDVPLIQIGVPASGGGCGDDCGCGDEDVYECGLDPTLAALLAESGLDPVQVEDIAHVAIEEDLDGGVDVTTAATVPEDAVATGDFTAREAGTVAGLRVAEAILSIVCTEEFEVERHVADGDRVEAGQKLLSVTTRTRDLLTAERSALNLLCRLSGIATATRAWADALEGTNAKVRDTRKTTPGLRALEKYAVRCGGGVNHRMSLSDAALVKDNHVVAAGGVAEAFKAVREMFPEVAIEVEVDTLDQVTEVLEAGADLILLDNFTPEQTAKAVELVAGRAFLESSGRLTLENAAAYAATGVDYLAVGALTHSSPILDIGLDLREAA, encoded by the coding sequence GTGAGCACCCCCGACGAACACCGTCCCGAGCCGGTGGACGTACCGCTGATCCAGATCGGCGTCCCCGCGAGCGGAGGCGGCTGCGGCGACGACTGCGGCTGCGGCGACGAGGACGTGTACGAGTGCGGCCTCGACCCCACGCTGGCCGCGCTGCTCGCCGAGTCGGGCCTGGACCCCGTCCAGGTCGAGGACATCGCGCACGTCGCCATCGAGGAGGACCTCGACGGCGGCGTGGACGTGACGACCGCGGCGACCGTCCCCGAGGACGCCGTCGCCACCGGCGACTTCACCGCCCGCGAGGCCGGTACGGTCGCGGGCCTGCGGGTCGCCGAGGCGATCCTGTCGATCGTGTGCACCGAGGAGTTCGAGGTCGAGCGGCACGTCGCCGACGGCGACCGCGTCGAGGCGGGCCAGAAGCTGCTGAGCGTCACCACGCGCACCCGCGACCTGCTCACCGCCGAGCGCAGCGCGCTCAACCTGCTGTGCCGCCTGTCCGGCATCGCGACGGCCACGCGCGCGTGGGCGGACGCCCTGGAGGGCACGAACGCGAAGGTGCGCGACACCCGCAAGACGACGCCGGGGCTGCGCGCCCTGGAGAAGTACGCGGTGCGCTGCGGCGGCGGTGTCAACCACCGCATGTCGCTCTCCGACGCGGCGCTGGTCAAGGACAACCACGTGGTGGCCGCGGGCGGCGTCGCCGAGGCCTTCAAGGCCGTACGGGAGATGTTCCCGGAGGTGGCGATCGAGGTCGAGGTCGACACGCTCGACCAGGTCACCGAGGTCCTGGAGGCGGGCGCGGACCTGATCCTGCTGGACAACTTCACGCCGGAGCAGACGGCGAAGGCCGTCGAACTCGTCGCCGGGCGCGCCTTCCTGGAGTCCTCCGGCCGCCTCACCCTGGAGAACGCGGCGGCGTACGCGGCCACGGGCGTCGACTACCTGGCGGTCGGCGCGCTCACCCACTCCTCGCCGATCCTCGACATCGGGCTCGATCTGCGCGAGGCGGCGTAA
- a CDS encoding type III pantothenate kinase, with amino-acid sequence MLLTIDVGNTHTVLGLFDGEEVVEHWRISTDPRRTADEMAVLLNGLMGMHPLLGAELGDNIEGIAICSTVPSVLHELREVTRRYYGDVPAVLVEPGIKTGVPILMDNPKEVGADRIINAVAAVELYGGPAIVVDFGTATTFDAVSARGEYAGGVIAPGIEISVEALGVKGAQLRKIELARPRAVIGKNTVEAMQAGIVYGFAGQVDGVVTRMARELVGPGGDPADVTVIATGGLAPMVLGEAHVIDEHEPWLTLIGLRLVYERNISRM; translated from the coding sequence ATGCTGCTGACGATCGACGTAGGCAACACGCACACGGTCCTCGGCCTGTTCGACGGCGAGGAGGTCGTCGAGCACTGGCGCATCTCCACCGACCCGCGCCGCACCGCGGACGAGATGGCGGTCCTGCTCAACGGTCTGATGGGCATGCACCCGCTGCTCGGCGCCGAGCTGGGCGACAACATCGAGGGCATCGCGATCTGCTCGACGGTGCCGTCGGTGCTGCACGAGCTGCGCGAGGTGACGCGCCGCTACTACGGCGACGTCCCCGCGGTCCTGGTCGAGCCCGGCATCAAGACCGGCGTCCCGATCCTGATGGACAACCCCAAGGAGGTCGGCGCGGACCGCATCATCAACGCGGTCGCGGCGGTCGAGCTGTACGGGGGCCCGGCGATCGTCGTCGACTTCGGCACGGCGACGACGTTCGACGCGGTGAGCGCGCGCGGCGAGTACGCGGGCGGGGTGATCGCCCCCGGCATCGAGATCTCGGTCGAGGCGCTCGGCGTCAAGGGCGCCCAGCTCCGCAAGATCGAACTGGCCCGGCCGCGGGCGGTGATCGGCAAGAACACGGTCGAGGCGATGCAGGCGGGGATCGTGTACGGGTTCGCCGGGCAGGTCGACGGGGTCGTGACCCGGATGGCCCGCGAGCTGGTGGGCCCCGGGGGCGACCCGGCCGACGTCACGGTGATCGCCACGGGCGGCCTGGCCCCGATGGTCCTGGGCGAGGCCCACGTGATCGACGAACACGAGCCGTGGCTGACGCTGATCGGCTTGCGCCTGGTGTACGAACGCAACATCTCCCGCATGTAG
- a CDS encoding BlaI/MecI/CopY family transcriptional regulator — MPRQLGELEDAVMTRVWQWNRPVTVREVLEDLQQERSIAYTTVMTVMDNLHQKGWVRREVDGRAYRYTAVSTRAAYAAALMNEAWSQSDNPAAALVAFFGMMSPEQRESLRDAVRMVGPPEDNPDPADPEQRAQPAEPDGTAGDAGR; from the coding sequence GTGCCTCGCCAATTGGGAGAGCTGGAAGACGCCGTCATGACGCGCGTCTGGCAGTGGAACCGTCCGGTCACCGTCCGGGAAGTCCTGGAAGACCTTCAGCAGGAACGGTCCATCGCGTACACGACCGTGATGACCGTAATGGACAATCTCCATCAGAAGGGCTGGGTACGCCGGGAAGTCGACGGACGTGCCTATCGATATACCGCGGTCTCCACCCGTGCCGCCTACGCGGCCGCACTGATGAACGAAGCGTGGTCGCAGAGTGACAACCCCGCCGCCGCACTGGTCGCCTTCTTCGGCATGATGTCACCCGAGCAGCGCGAGTCCCTGCGCGATGCCGTACGGATGGTGGGACCGCCCGAGGACAACCCGGATCCGGCCGATCCGGAACAGCGCGCACAACCCGCAGAACCCGATGGGACTGCCGGCGACGCGGGGCGATAG
- a CDS encoding amino-acid N-acetyltransferase: MSYAPANAVTVRRARTSDVPAVRRLLDAYVGAGILLDKATVTLYEDIQEFWVAERDSDARVVGCGALHVMWEDLAEVRTLAVDSEFKGAGVGHLVLDKLLGTARWLGVRRVFCLTFEVDFFAKHGFTEIGETPVDTDVYSELLRSYDEGVAEFLGLERVKPNTLGNSRMLLHL, translated from the coding sequence ATGTCTTATGCCCCCGCAAATGCCGTCACCGTCCGCCGGGCCAGGACCAGCGATGTCCCGGCGGTCCGCCGCCTTCTCGACGCGTACGTCGGCGCGGGGATCCTGCTCGACAAAGCGACCGTGACGCTTTACGAGGACATCCAGGAGTTCTGGGTAGCGGAACGCGACAGTGATGCCCGGGTGGTCGGCTGCGGCGCGCTGCACGTGATGTGGGAAGACCTCGCCGAAGTGCGTACTCTCGCGGTGGACAGCGAGTTCAAGGGCGCCGGAGTGGGGCATCTGGTGCTCGACAAGCTGCTCGGCACCGCCCGCTGGCTCGGTGTGCGCAGGGTTTTCTGTCTCACCTTCGAAGTGGACTTCTTCGCGAAGCACGGCTTCACCGAGATCGGGGAGACTCCGGTCGACACGGATGTCTACAGCGAGCTGCTGCGCTCGTATGACGAGGGTGTCGCCGAGTTCCTGGGTCTCGAACGAGTGAAGCCGAACACCTTGGGCAACAGCCGGATGCTTCTGCACCTGTGA
- a CDS encoding Lsr2 family protein, with the protein MAQKVQVLLVDDLDGGEADETVTFALDGKTYEIDLTTANADKLRGLLDPYTKSGRRTGGRAAGGRGKARGAATGSQDTAQIRKWAKEQGYNVNDRGRVPADIREAYEKANG; encoded by the coding sequence GTGGCACAGAAGGTTCAGGTCCTTCTTGTCGATGACCTCGACGGCGGCGAGGCGGACGAGACCGTGACGTTCGCTCTCGACGGCAAGACCTACGAGATCGACCTCACCACCGCCAACGCGGACAAGCTGCGGGGTCTGCTCGACCCGTACACCAAGAGCGGTCGGCGCACCGGTGGCCGCGCGGCCGGCGGCCGGGGCAAGGCCCGTGGCGCTGCGACGGGCAGCCAGGACACCGCCCAGATCCGCAAGTGGGCCAAGGAGCAGGGCTACAACGTGAACGACCGCGGACGCGTCCCGGCCGATATCCGCGAGGCCTACGAGAAGGCGAACGGCTGA
- a CDS encoding SCO3374 family protein encodes MSLRNASVRKLCVTPGRFRSCSVHGPHRALPRAPLGRPLVQWYERELGWAVEAGPPVRLLTGLRFDVLDLPAPAGAALLGRYGSTGPVALVGRRMRFLVAAGSAEELPGLLDWLEWGGVGLDLTAVGADGRITAPLPPGWSVPPGRDGSRETAVWLRPPEPGCEVEATLPAFAGFAGPKGCGGGGGTPDLVRLVDAAATECHRARLFPTKSVTGSALAPERGGAKRSGKAGTQPFAFS; translated from the coding sequence ATGAGCCTACGGAACGCATCCGTCCGGAAACTCTGCGTAACTCCGGGACGTTTCAGGAGTTGCTCCGTTCATGGCCCTCACCGTGCCCTCCCCCGCGCCCCGCTCGGCCGGCCGCTCGTCCAGTGGTACGAGCGGGAGCTCGGCTGGGCCGTGGAGGCGGGGCCGCCGGTGCGGCTCCTGACGGGGCTGCGCTTCGACGTGCTCGACCTCCCGGCGCCCGCGGGTGCCGCCCTGCTCGGGCGGTACGGGAGCACGGGCCCTGTCGCCCTCGTGGGGCGCCGGATGCGGTTCCTGGTGGCCGCGGGCAGCGCGGAGGAGCTGCCGGGGCTGCTCGACTGGCTGGAGTGGGGCGGCGTCGGCCTGGACCTGACGGCCGTCGGCGCCGACGGCCGGATCACCGCTCCCCTGCCGCCCGGCTGGAGCGTGCCGCCCGGCCGGGACGGCTCGCGGGAGACCGCCGTGTGGCTGCGGCCTCCCGAGCCGGGGTGCGAGGTAGAAGCAACCCTTCCGGCTTTCGCCGGATTCGCCGGTCCCAAGGGCTGCGGGGGCGGTGGGGGCACCCCCGACCTCGTCCGGCTGGTGGACGCGGCGGCGACGGAATGCCACCGGGCCCGCCTGTTCCCCACGAAATCGGTAACCGGCTCCGCGCTTGCCCCGGAGAGGGGCGGCGCGAAGAGGTCGGGTAAGGCGGGAACTCAGCCGTTCGCCTTCTCGTAG
- a CDS encoding ATP-dependent Clp protease ATP-binding subunit, translating into MFERFTDRARRVVVLAQEEARMLNHNYIGTEHILLGLIHEGEGVAAKALESLGISLEAVRQQVEEIIGQGQQAPSGHIPFTPRAKKVLELSLREALQLGHNYIGTEHILLGLIREGEGVAAQVLVKLGADLNRVRQQVIQLLSGYQGKEAATAGGPAEGTPSTSLVLDQFGRNLTQAARESKLDPVIGREKEIERVMQVLSRRTKNNPVLIGEPGVGKTAVVEGLAQAIVKGEVPETLKDKHLYTLDLGALVAGSRYRGDFEERLKKVLKEIRTRGDIILFIDELHTLVGAGAAEGAIDAASILKPMLARGELQTIGATTLDEYRKHLEKDAALERRFQPIQVAEPSLPHTIEILKGLRDRYEAHHRVSITDEALVQAATLADRYISDRFLPDKAIDLIDEAGSRMRIRRMTAPPDLREFDEKIAGVRRDKESAIDSQDFEKAASLRDKEKQLLAAKAKREKEWKAGDMDVVAEVDGELIAEVLATATGIPVFKLTEEESSRLLRMEDELHKRVIGQKDAIKALSQAIRRTRAGLKDPKRPGGSFIFAGPSGVGKTELSKTLAEFLFGDEDALISLDMSEFSEKHTVSRLFGSPPGYVGYEEGGQLTEKVRRKPFSVVLFDEVEKAHPDIFNSLLQILEDGRLTDSQGRVVDFKNTVIIMTTNLGTRDISKGFNLGFAAQGDVKTGYERMKAKVNEELKQHFRPEFLNRVDDTVVFHQLTEEDIIQIVDLMIAKVDERLKDRDMGIELSADAKSLLAKKGYDPIMGARPLRRTIQREIEDILSEKILFGELRPGHIVVVDTEGDGEAKKFTFRGEEKSALPDVPPIEQAAGGAGPNLSKEA; encoded by the coding sequence ATGTTCGAGAGGTTCACCGACCGCGCGCGGCGGGTTGTCGTCCTGGCTCAGGAAGAAGCCCGGATGCTCAACCACAACTACATCGGCACCGAGCACATTCTCCTGGGCCTGATCCACGAGGGTGAGGGTGTCGCCGCTAAGGCCCTGGAGAGCCTCGGGATTTCTCTTGAGGCGGTCCGTCAGCAGGTGGAGGAGATCATCGGTCAGGGCCAGCAGGCCCCGTCCGGTCACATCCCCTTCACACCGCGTGCCAAGAAGGTCCTGGAGCTGTCGCTCCGCGAGGCCCTCCAGCTCGGCCACAACTACATCGGCACCGAGCACATCCTGCTCGGCCTGATCCGCGAGGGCGAGGGCGTCGCCGCCCAGGTCCTCGTGAAGCTGGGCGCCGATCTCAACCGGGTCCGGCAGCAGGTCATCCAGCTGCTCTCCGGCTACCAGGGCAAGGAAGCCGCCACCGCGGGCGGCCCGGCCGAGGGCACGCCTTCGACCTCCCTCGTCCTCGACCAGTTCGGCCGGAACCTCACCCAGGCCGCTCGTGAGTCCAAGCTCGACCCGGTCATCGGGCGCGAGAAGGAGATCGAGCGGGTCATGCAGGTGCTGTCCCGCCGTACCAAGAACAACCCGGTGCTCATCGGCGAGCCCGGCGTCGGCAAGACCGCCGTCGTCGAGGGCCTGGCGCAGGCCATCGTCAAGGGCGAGGTGCCCGAGACCCTCAAGGACAAGCACCTCTACACCCTGGACCTGGGCGCGCTGGTCGCCGGCTCCCGCTACCGCGGTGACTTCGAGGAGCGCCTGAAGAAGGTCCTCAAGGAGATCCGCACCCGCGGCGACATCATCCTGTTCATCGACGAGCTGCACACGCTCGTGGGTGCGGGTGCCGCCGAGGGCGCCATCGACGCGGCCTCGATCCTGAAGCCGATGCTGGCCCGCGGTGAGCTCCAGACCATCGGCGCCACCACGCTCGACGAGTACCGCAAGCACCTGGAGAAGGACGCCGCTCTTGAGCGCCGTTTCCAGCCCATCCAGGTCGCCGAGCCGTCGCTGCCGCACACCATCGAGATCCTCAAGGGGCTGCGCGACCGGTACGAGGCCCACCACCGCGTGTCCATCACGGACGAGGCGCTGGTCCAGGCCGCGACGCTGGCCGACCGGTACATCTCGGACCGCTTCCTGCCGGACAAGGCGATCGACCTGATCGACGAGGCCGGTTCCCGGATGCGCATCCGCCGGATGACCGCGCCGCCGGACCTCCGCGAGTTCGACGAGAAGATCGCGGGCGTGCGCCGCGACAAGGAGTCGGCCATCGACTCCCAGGACTTCGAGAAGGCGGCCTCTCTCCGCGACAAGGAGAAGCAGCTGCTCGCCGCGAAGGCCAAGCGCGAGAAGGAGTGGAAGGCCGGCGACATGGACGTCGTCGCCGAGGTCGACGGCGAGCTCATCGCCGAGGTCCTCGCGACCGCGACCGGCATTCCCGTCTTCAAGCTCACCGAGGAGGAGTCCTCCCGCCTGCTGCGCATGGAGGACGAGCTCCACAAGCGCGTCATCGGCCAGAAGGACGCCATCAAGGCGCTCTCCCAGGCGATCCGGCGCACCCGTGCGGGTCTGAAGGACCCGAAGCGCCCCGGTGGCTCGTTCATCTTCGCCGGCCCGTCCGGCGTCGGTAAGACCGAGCTCTCCAAGACGCTCGCCGAATTCCTCTTCGGCGACGAGGACGCGCTGATCTCCCTCGACATGTCGGAGTTCAGCGAGAAGCACACGGTCTCGCGCCTCTTCGGTTCCCCGCCCGGATACGTGGGTTACGAAGAGGGCGGCCAGCTGACCGAGAAGGTCCGTCGCAAGCCCTTCTCCGTCGTCCTCTTCGACGAGGTCGAAAAGGCCCACCCGGACATCTTCAATTCCCTGCTCCAGATCCTGGAGGACGGTCGCCTGACCGACTCCCAGGGCCGGGTCGTCGACTTCAAGAACACGGTCATCATCATGACCACGAACCTCGGCACCCGGGACATCTCCAAGGGCTTCAACCTGGGCTTCGCCGCCCAGGGCGATGTGAAGACCGGCTACGAGCGGATGAAGGCCAAGGTCAACGAGGAGCTGAAGCAGCACTTCCGCCCCGAGTTCCTGAACCGTGTCGACGACACGGTGGTCTTCCACCAGCTCACCGAGGAAGACATCATCCAGATCGTCGACCTCATGATCGCCAAGGTGGACGAGCGCCTGAAGGACCGCGACATGGGCATCGAGCTCAGCGCGGACGCGAAGTCGCTCCTGGCGAAGAAGGGCTACGACCCGATCATGGGTGCGCGCCCGCTGCGCCGCACCATCCAGCGCGAGATCGAGGACATCCTCTCGGAGAAGATCCTCTTCGGCGAGCTGCGCCCCGGCCACATCGTGGTCGTCGACACCGAGGGCGACGGCGAGGCGAAGAAGTTCACCTTCCGCGGCGAGGAGAAGTCGGCTCTGCCGGACGTCCCGCCGATCGAGCAGGCGGCAGGCGGCGCCGGCCCGAACCTGAGCAAGGAGGCGTAG
- a CDS encoding NACHT domain-containing NTPase has product MVASERPLPYCEIVGFPDVQRYDGSCLDFDQFTGTVLPVVGRLRRTLTFEFDRPPATERRDGSSPLAGLSGAPVFVGDTVVGLVRKVPEGRGHRRVECVPMVELAANVGFRSRCVGFNGALPEVTGVYPDDVAYEEEYAKALRAQYRRTRIFGLDDLNRHDAEWDLDTAYLSLEAQSKGHGGLGMPDAGAPQRVDALLASRPRVLLRGEAGAGKTTLVWWLAAHAAAGTLGPQLAELNGLVPFVVPLRTLRAQGGAYPKPSELPYAARLVVDDAPDGWAARVLKTGRAMLLVDGLDEVPQDDREEAHRWLSSLLERYPRVRCVATVRPLAVEPGWLRHAEFEELRLLPMRDGDIQAFVAAWHRAARLDSDPQEPLDELERDLAHQFRTNATLAALARTPLLCAVICALHRLRQGFLPRTRWDLYQSALRMLLGNRDERRKVGSPERITLTVEESTQLLQRIAVWLVREGQTEFTAEQAGLQILRALPGMPNVRAQGPPELILRHLLNRSGLLQERGIDVYQFTHRTFQDFLAAKELVEDDHIKELVRHAGNEQWQDVILLAAGHCGRGQLPVLVNGLLKVKGIQAHEAHVLAALCAQHAAWLDEQTSERVKRSIAALLPPNARTITSLARLGPDLLPQLPMPGDMEGDTYRAGPVVALINMIGGVEAIPYARAWASHSDSAKYEFAKAWDRYPIAAYAREVLSQIRWAGTPLGITSKDQLEELRRLPTVQDVFIIGDFTTEELTGSLSNLALRSVTLPFNAAVSSLSFLLGVQGLHQLSVGDCPGLEDFSALTGLTTLDSLSLERVETGGLAVVPAHTGVTQLHVERIRDPSVLEAWQGLSHFSVYQSGDTAALLAQVARMPRLTSMELQVRMFREILSGPPCPQIREVRLNGMDDVGDCRLLSRLFPSLERLSLILLTRQQLSREERKELRTLSGVAVTVNGRPL; this is encoded by the coding sequence GTGGTCGCCTCCGAACGGCCGCTCCCCTACTGCGAGATCGTCGGGTTCCCGGACGTCCAGCGGTACGACGGCAGCTGTCTGGACTTCGACCAGTTCACCGGGACGGTCCTGCCCGTCGTCGGCCGCCTCCGCCGGACGCTGACCTTCGAGTTCGACCGTCCGCCCGCGACCGAGCGCCGCGACGGCAGCTCCCCGCTCGCCGGGCTGTCCGGCGCGCCCGTGTTCGTGGGCGATACGGTGGTCGGCCTGGTCAGGAAGGTGCCCGAGGGACGCGGTCACCGTCGCGTGGAGTGCGTACCCATGGTGGAGCTCGCCGCGAACGTGGGGTTCCGCTCCCGGTGCGTCGGCTTCAACGGCGCCCTGCCCGAGGTCACCGGCGTGTACCCGGACGACGTGGCGTACGAGGAGGAGTACGCCAAGGCCCTGCGCGCCCAGTACCGCCGCACCCGGATCTTCGGGCTCGACGACCTGAACCGGCACGACGCGGAGTGGGACCTCGACACCGCGTACCTGAGCCTGGAGGCGCAGTCGAAGGGGCACGGGGGGCTGGGGATGCCCGACGCCGGGGCGCCCCAGCGCGTCGACGCGCTCCTCGCCTCCCGCCCGCGCGTCCTGCTGCGGGGCGAGGCGGGCGCGGGCAAGACGACCCTGGTGTGGTGGCTGGCCGCGCACGCGGCAGCGGGAACGCTGGGGCCCCAACTGGCCGAGCTGAACGGCCTGGTGCCGTTCGTCGTGCCGCTGCGCACCCTGCGCGCCCAGGGAGGTGCCTACCCGAAACCCAGCGAACTCCCTTACGCAGCACGGCTGGTGGTCGACGACGCGCCGGACGGCTGGGCGGCGCGGGTCCTGAAGACCGGGCGGGCGATGCTCCTCGTGGACGGCCTCGACGAGGTCCCCCAGGACGACCGCGAGGAAGCCCACCGCTGGCTCTCCAGCCTCCTGGAGCGCTATCCGCGGGTGCGATGCGTGGCGACCGTACGCCCGCTCGCGGTGGAGCCGGGGTGGCTGCGGCACGCCGAGTTCGAGGAGCTGCGGCTGCTGCCGATGCGGGACGGGGACATCCAGGCGTTCGTGGCCGCCTGGCACCGGGCGGCCCGGCTCGACAGCGATCCGCAGGAGCCGCTGGACGAGCTGGAGCGGGACCTCGCCCATCAGTTCCGCACCAACGCGACACTGGCCGCCCTCGCCCGTACGCCCCTGCTCTGCGCGGTCATCTGCGCCCTGCACCGCCTGCGCCAGGGCTTCCTGCCGAGGACCCGCTGGGACCTGTACCAATCGGCTCTACGCATGCTCCTGGGCAACCGCGACGAGCGCCGCAAGGTGGGCTCGCCTGAGCGGATCACCCTCACGGTGGAGGAGTCCACGCAGCTCCTCCAGCGGATCGCGGTGTGGCTGGTGCGGGAAGGACAGACGGAGTTCACGGCCGAACAGGCCGGGCTACAGATCCTGCGGGCCCTGCCGGGAATGCCGAACGTACGGGCGCAGGGGCCCCCGGAGTTGATCCTGCGGCACCTGCTGAACCGCAGCGGACTGCTCCAGGAACGCGGCATCGACGTCTACCAGTTCACGCACCGCACCTTCCAGGACTTCCTGGCGGCGAAGGAGCTGGTGGAGGACGACCACATCAAGGAACTCGTCCGGCATGCGGGCAACGAACAGTGGCAGGACGTCATTCTGCTGGCGGCGGGGCATTGCGGGCGGGGTCAACTGCCGGTTCTGGTCAATGGGTTGCTGAAGGTGAAGGGAATCCAAGCGCACGAAGCCCATGTCCTGGCCGCGCTCTGCGCCCAGCACGCGGCGTGGCTCGATGAGCAGACCAGTGAACGGGTGAAACGAAGCATCGCGGCGCTACTGCCGCCGAATGCACGCACGATCACTTCGCTGGCCCGTCTCGGCCCGGATCTGCTCCCGCAGTTGCCCATGCCGGGTGACATGGAGGGCGACACATACAGGGCGGGCCCTGTCGTCGCGCTGATCAACATGATCGGCGGGGTCGAGGCCATTCCCTACGCGCGAGCCTGGGCCTCTCACAGCGACTCGGCGAAGTACGAGTTCGCGAAGGCATGGGATCGCTACCCTATCGCCGCATACGCGCGCGAGGTGCTGTCACAGATCCGATGGGCAGGTACCCCGTTGGGCATCACATCGAAGGACCAGCTGGAAGAGCTTCGCCGTCTCCCCACCGTCCAGGATGTGTTCATCATCGGGGACTTCACCACCGAGGAACTGACCGGCTCCCTGAGCAACCTGGCCCTGCGCTCCGTAACATTGCCGTTCAACGCCGCCGTGTCCAGCCTTTCCTTCCTCCTCGGTGTCCAGGGACTTCACCAACTGTCCGTTGGCGACTGCCCCGGCCTCGAAGACTTCTCCGCTCTTACGGGACTGACCACCCTCGATTCCCTCAGTCTCGAAAGGGTGGAAACCGGCGGCCTGGCAGTGGTGCCTGCGCATACCGGGGTGACACAGTTGCACGTGGAACGGATACGGGATCCCAGCGTGCTGGAAGCCTGGCAGGGGCTCTCCCACTTCTCGGTGTATCAGTCAGGGGACACGGCCGCTCTCCTCGCCCAGGTGGCGAGAATGCCGAGGCTCACTTCCATGGAGCTCCAGGTCCGCATGTTCCGGGAAATCCTCAGCGGCCCGCCGTGCCCGCAGATCCGCGAAGTCCGCCTGAACGGGATGGATGACGTCGGCGATTGCCGACTCCTGAGCCGCCTGTTCCCCTCGCTGGAGAGGCTGAGTCTCATTCTCCTCACCAGACAGCAGCTGAGCCGTGAGGAGCGCAAAGAACTCCGCACGCTCTCCGGAGTGGCCGTCACCGTGAACGGCCGCCCCCTCTGA